A genomic stretch from Paraburkholderia dioscoreae includes:
- a CDS encoding lytic transglycosylase domain-containing protein: MTSDGDTGMLPARAVSVAPLAAAGDAGRQSVVIQPGSPALNGAIRQTSALVALRVRALSPIIDEAARVVNVDSALLMAVIDVESGGDPQAVSPKGATGLMQLMPGTGARHGASNLFDPRQNIAAGARYLKELMRQFGELPLALAAYNAGEGAVQKYGGRIPPYAETMSYVPKVIARYRWYQDASFSADTVSVQTVPHDVRGRFLLIGPGGTN; the protein is encoded by the coding sequence ATGACAAGCGATGGCGATACCGGCATGCTGCCGGCGCGTGCGGTGTCGGTGGCGCCCCTTGCGGCGGCCGGCGACGCCGGCCGGCAGTCTGTCGTAATCCAGCCAGGCAGTCCGGCATTGAACGGCGCGATACGGCAAACGTCTGCTTTGGTCGCATTGCGTGTCAGGGCGCTTTCGCCGATCATCGACGAGGCTGCCCGCGTCGTCAACGTGGACAGCGCGCTGCTGATGGCGGTGATCGACGTGGAGTCTGGGGGCGATCCGCAAGCCGTGTCGCCTAAAGGGGCGACAGGCCTCATGCAGTTGATGCCCGGCACGGGCGCGCGGCACGGCGCGTCGAATCTGTTCGATCCGCGCCAGAACATCGCGGCGGGCGCCCGCTATCTGAAAGAGCTCATGCGCCAGTTCGGCGAACTTCCACTTGCCCTGGCGGCCTATAACGCCGGTGAAGGTGCCGTGCAAAAATACGGTGGTCGGATACCCCCGTATGCGGAAACCATGAGCTATGTGCCCAAAGTCATCGCACGATACCGGTGGTATCAGGATGCCTCGTTTTCCGCGGATACGGTATCGGTGCAAACAGTCCCGCACGACGTGCGAGGACGTTTTCTGCTAATCGGGCCCGGCGGCACGAACTGA
- a CDS encoding ABC transporter permease has product MKLAKPLFAPHTSWVERVWYFALRGLAVLTLLYLILPVLAIVPLSFSSSTFLVYPIPGWSLRWYQNLIASDEWRMAAKNSFIVAPSATVVATVLGTLAAIGLTKANFRGKGLLMAILISPMIVPVVVVGVGMYLFFAPLGLANTYIGLILAHASLGVPFVVTTVAATLQGFNYNLVRASLSLGANPVKTFFRITLPVIAPGVISGALFAFATSFDEVVVTLFLAGADQTTLPRQMFTGIRENISPTIAALATILIIFSTSLLLALEWLRGRNAARAVKA; this is encoded by the coding sequence ATGAAACTTGCCAAGCCATTGTTCGCGCCGCATACGTCGTGGGTCGAGCGCGTCTGGTATTTCGCGCTGCGCGGTCTCGCCGTGCTGACGTTGCTGTATCTCATCTTGCCGGTGCTGGCGATCGTACCGTTGTCGTTTTCGTCGAGCACGTTCCTGGTGTATCCGATTCCGGGCTGGTCGCTGCGCTGGTATCAGAACCTGATTGCATCCGACGAATGGCGCATGGCCGCCAAGAACAGCTTTATCGTCGCGCCCTCGGCGACGGTGGTCGCAACCGTGCTCGGCACGCTGGCGGCGATCGGCCTGACCAAGGCGAACTTCCGCGGCAAGGGGCTGCTCATGGCGATCCTGATCTCGCCGATGATCGTGCCGGTGGTGGTGGTCGGCGTGGGCATGTATCTGTTCTTCGCGCCGCTCGGGCTGGCCAATACGTATATCGGCCTGATTCTCGCGCATGCGTCGCTCGGTGTGCCGTTTGTCGTGACCACGGTTGCGGCGACGTTGCAGGGTTTCAACTACAACCTGGTGCGCGCGAGTTTGTCGCTGGGTGCGAATCCGGTGAAGACGTTTTTCCGCATCACGTTGCCGGTGATCGCGCCGGGCGTGATCTCGGGCGCGCTGTTCGCGTTCGCGACTTCATTCGATGAAGTCGTCGTGACCCTGTTCCTCGCGGGCGCGGATCAGACTACGCTGCCCCGGCAGATGTTCACCGGCATTCGGGAAAACATCAGCCCGACCATCGCCGCGCTGGCGACAATTCTGATTATCTTTTCGACCAGCCTGTTGCTGGCGCTCGAGTGGCTGCGTGGGCGAAATGCTGCACGGGCGGTCAAGGCTTGA
- a CDS encoding type II secretion system F family protein — MLLFIAFVVSFGVIAFIAVGYRSLNGLAGAVPEEDRLFLDPLPKSLRPLWPLVNFVVHHFGNSFSAKLVEKTDLQLRLTSLTFLMNARQFIALSIIASVLASLVVLVLMLALGMFSVLVLILVAALGYIYPRIWTRDVRRRRVGQILRHLPIYLDFLTLAVEAGLNINGAIQKSVEKGPEGPLRRELEHVLRDLKSGLNRTEALRRLDDRLRIKEVTNLVGTVVQAERMGSGLAKSLRFQSEQRRSERFQRAEKQAMEAPVKLVFPLLMFIFPITFIVLGFPIVMKFVQEGLL; from the coding sequence ATGCTGCTATTCATTGCTTTTGTGGTCAGCTTCGGCGTGATCGCATTTATCGCCGTCGGCTACAGGTCGCTCAACGGCCTGGCCGGTGCAGTGCCCGAGGAGGATCGCCTTTTCCTCGACCCTTTGCCGAAGTCGCTCCGGCCGCTGTGGCCGCTCGTCAATTTCGTGGTTCACCATTTCGGCAACTCGTTTAGCGCGAAGCTGGTGGAAAAAACCGATCTGCAATTGCGACTCACCTCGCTCACGTTCCTGATGAACGCGCGTCAGTTCATCGCGTTGTCCATCATCGCTTCGGTTCTGGCATCGCTCGTCGTGTTGGTGCTCATGCTGGCACTCGGCATGTTTTCGGTGCTGGTGCTGATTCTTGTCGCAGCACTCGGCTATATTTATCCGCGCATCTGGACACGCGATGTGCGCCGCCGTCGCGTCGGCCAGATTCTCAGACATCTGCCGATCTATCTCGACTTTCTGACGCTCGCTGTCGAAGCCGGCTTGAATATCAACGGTGCGATTCAGAAGTCCGTTGAAAAAGGCCCGGAGGGTCCGTTGCGCCGGGAGCTCGAACACGTGCTGCGCGATCTCAAGTCCGGCCTGAACCGCACGGAAGCACTGCGCCGCCTCGACGACCGTTTGCGCATCAAGGAAGTCACGAATCTGGTGGGCACCGTCGTGCAGGCAGAACGAATGGGTTCAGGACTGGCGAAGTCGTTGCGCTTCCAGTCCGAACAGCGCCGCTCGGAACGTTTCCAGAGGGCCGAGAAGCAGGCGATGGAAGCACCGGTGAAACTCGTGTTCCCGCTTCTGATGTTCATCTTCCCAATTACCTTTATCGTGCTGGGATTTCCAATCGTGATGAAGTTCGTTCAGGAGGGTTTGCTGTGA
- a CDS encoding Hpt domain-containing protein: MKAVGAMNQARPFGDPHLLRQKALELAGGDHVTARHLLEMIAQTDRTALAALRDSFKAASWDSVGSAAHRIAGSARMLECHEMLALLTRLEAAARARDVALAAALLPRVADALGELNISIGEALTNPG; encoded by the coding sequence ATGAAGGCCGTTGGTGCGATGAACCAGGCCAGGCCTTTCGGCGACCCTCATCTGCTCCGGCAGAAAGCGCTGGAACTGGCCGGTGGCGACCACGTCACCGCCCGGCATCTACTCGAGATGATTGCGCAGACCGATCGAACCGCGCTCGCCGCGTTGCGCGACAGTTTCAAGGCTGCTTCATGGGATAGCGTGGGCAGCGCGGCCCATCGGATCGCGGGATCGGCGCGCATGCTCGAATGTCACGAGATGCTTGCGCTGTTGACGCGACTGGAAGCGGCCGCGCGCGCACGCGATGTCGCACTCGCAGCCGCGCTTCTGCCGCGCGTGGCCGACGCGCTCGGGGAACTGAATATATCGATCGGGGAAGCGCTGACCAATCCCGGCTAG
- a CDS encoding ATPase, T2SS/T4P/T4SS family encodes MLNLQVHARNAPVRALQVEQGCTIGKDASCDVIVKGLLIGKLQARIVREHNAYYIEDQGGIAATLVNGSPITRYGPLTEADQIEIGVTTIRIVRAAAAIQPAHQAVQHGQQFAQPSLVAAHGGHEALPDRPPLQAQASAQIEPSFAVAAQVPSSSEPSYPHAVAPDAASADQYTPVRRESMATPDQRAAEAPLRIQAAQVKKTAAAALPVAPINSPLGIELRKQAHMKVISALDLRRLNVARMEEDELRKTVGAALDDILNHDVSFQTADIPLSALKKSVFDEIIGLGPLEELIADPTVSEIMVNCHNEIFIEQNGQLTRSPVIFTDDRAVLGAIERIVAPIGRRIDESSPMVDARLSDGSRVNAVIPPLALKGPSITIRKFSRQKLGGEDLIRFGSMSADMLEFLHTAVKEGANIVISGGTGSGKTTLLNVLSSYIPDDERIVTVEDAAELQLSQPNLVSLEARPANMEGKGAIHIRDLVKNCLRMRPDRIVIGECRGGEALDMLQAMNTGHDGSLTTAHANTPRDCIARLEVMTLMAGLDLPVQAIREQICSAVDIIVQQSRFSCGSRRVTHVTEVSGMESGVITLQDVFVFKEEGFSEHGKIQGKFVPTAYVPDFYQELIRRRIPVNTDIFTRVE; translated from the coding sequence ATGCTCAATCTTCAGGTACACGCGCGCAATGCGCCCGTTCGCGCGCTTCAGGTCGAACAGGGCTGTACGATCGGCAAAGACGCGAGCTGCGACGTGATCGTCAAGGGGCTGCTGATCGGCAAGCTACAGGCGCGCATTGTCAGGGAACACAACGCCTATTACATCGAAGACCAGGGCGGCATCGCGGCCACGCTCGTCAACGGTTCGCCGATCACCCGTTATGGCCCGTTGACCGAGGCGGACCAGATTGAAATCGGCGTGACGACGATCAGGATCGTTCGTGCCGCGGCCGCGATCCAGCCGGCGCATCAAGCCGTTCAGCATGGGCAACAGTTCGCTCAGCCGTCGCTTGTAGCCGCTCACGGCGGCCACGAAGCACTGCCAGACCGGCCACCGCTGCAAGCTCAGGCGTCGGCGCAAATCGAGCCCTCGTTTGCCGTTGCGGCTCAGGTGCCGTCATCGTCCGAGCCATCCTATCCGCACGCCGTCGCGCCCGATGCAGCGTCCGCCGACCAATACACGCCTGTACGGCGAGAGAGCATGGCCACGCCGGATCAGCGCGCGGCCGAAGCCCCGCTGCGCATACAAGCCGCTCAGGTGAAGAAAACCGCCGCCGCGGCGCTGCCTGTTGCGCCAATCAACAGCCCGCTCGGTATCGAACTGCGCAAACAGGCGCACATGAAAGTGATCTCGGCACTCGATCTGCGTCGTCTGAATGTTGCGCGCATGGAGGAAGACGAACTCCGTAAGACTGTCGGCGCCGCGCTCGACGACATTCTGAATCATGACGTCAGCTTCCAGACCGCCGACATTCCGCTTAGCGCCCTGAAAAAAAGCGTGTTCGATGAAATCATCGGACTCGGACCGCTCGAAGAGTTGATCGCGGATCCGACGGTGTCGGAAATCATGGTCAATTGCCACAACGAGATTTTCATCGAGCAAAACGGACAGCTCACCCGTTCGCCCGTGATCTTCACCGACGACCGTGCGGTGCTCGGTGCCATTGAACGAATCGTTGCGCCTATCGGCCGCCGTATCGACGAAAGCTCGCCTATGGTCGACGCCCGTCTGTCCGACGGCTCGCGGGTGAACGCCGTGATTCCCCCACTCGCGTTGAAAGGCCCCAGCATCACGATCCGGAAGTTCTCCAGGCAGAAACTGGGCGGGGAAGACCTGATCAGGTTCGGCTCGATGTCGGCCGACATGCTGGAGTTCCTGCACACGGCAGTCAAGGAAGGGGCCAACATCGTCATTTCAGGAGGTACAGGCTCGGGCAAGACCACCTTGCTGAACGTGCTGTCGAGCTACATTCCCGACGACGAGCGCATCGTCACCGTAGAAGACGCCGCGGAACTTCAACTGTCGCAGCCGAACCTCGTCTCGCTCGAAGCGCGCCCCGCGAACATGGAGGGCAAAGGCGCCATCCACATACGCGACCTGGTAAAGAACTGCCTGCGGATGCGGCCGGACCGGATCGTGATCGGCGAATGCCGCGGCGGCGAAGCGCTAGACATGCTGCAGGCCATGAACACGGGCCACGACGGTTCGCTCACCACCGCGCACGCCAACACGCCGCGCGACTGTATCGCGCGCCTCGAAGTGATGACGCTCATGGCGGGCCTCGATCTTCCGGTGCAGGCCATTCGCGAACAGATCTGCTCCGCTGTCGACATCATCGTGCAGCAGTCGCGTTTTTCCTGCGGCTCGCGCCGCGTCACGCACGTCACCGAAGTGAGCGGCATGGAATCGGGCGTGATCACGCTGCAAGACGTTTTCGTCTTCAAGGAAGAAGGCTTCAGCGAGCACGGCAAGATTCAGGGCAAGTTCGTCCCCACGGCATATGTGCCCGATTTCTATCAGGAGTTGATTCGCCGGCGCATCCCGGTGAATACCGACATCTTCACGCGCGTCGAATGA
- a CDS encoding DUF192 domain-containing protein: protein MKSARLHVRGHDIGVEVSITGTARERMRGLLGRAALAYGEALLLDRCGSVHTFGMRFAIDVLFLDRHQRVVAIHHDVPKGRMLFSLRATHTLEMPAHSARRYELAIGDSLVFEATS from the coding sequence GTGAAGTCAGCACGCCTTCACGTTCGCGGACACGACATCGGCGTGGAAGTGTCGATCACCGGGACCGCGCGGGAGCGCATGCGTGGCCTGCTCGGCCGCGCCGCGCTGGCGTACGGCGAAGCACTGCTGCTCGATCGCTGCGGGTCGGTCCACACATTCGGCATGCGCTTTGCCATCGACGTGCTGTTTCTCGACCGGCACCAACGCGTCGTCGCGATCCATCACGACGTGCCCAAAGGGCGCATGTTGTTCAGCCTGCGCGCAACCCACACCCTGGAGATGCCGGCCCATTCGGCGCGCCGGTATGAACTGGCTATCGGCGACTCCCTTGTTTTCGAGGCGACCTCGTGA
- a CDS encoding TadE/TadG family type IV pilus assembly protein, whose translation MNPPHLKSRRIASRRTRLTGNARKSMQSGQSMTEFIIVAPVLLFVCFGILQFVLLYQAKSTLDAAVLEAAREGAVNHGSMQSMRSGLARGLAPIYAHQANAEGVAAALASGQTDAANFSSITVLNPTPAAIQDYSRPRYYADQAATYSEIPNDSLMYRDPSVPPGATSHMNIQDANLLKIHVHYCYNMYVPLVNKVIYYAANVIGTIGAGGILTREPANVNQDPYGDPQNGDYLCRVKLADGIATGRWPISLDSEAMVRMQSPLRASALNDSPNPTGN comes from the coding sequence GTGAACCCTCCACATTTGAAATCGCGGCGGATTGCGAGCCGCCGCACGAGACTGACCGGCAACGCACGCAAAAGCATGCAGTCCGGACAGTCGATGACAGAGTTCATCATCGTCGCGCCTGTGCTGCTGTTCGTCTGTTTTGGCATCCTGCAGTTCGTGTTGCTCTATCAGGCGAAATCGACGCTTGATGCGGCCGTTCTGGAGGCCGCGCGCGAAGGCGCAGTCAACCACGGCTCGATGCAGTCTATGCGCAGCGGCCTCGCACGCGGACTTGCGCCCATTTACGCGCATCAGGCAAACGCCGAGGGCGTCGCTGCGGCACTCGCGAGCGGGCAGACAGACGCCGCCAATTTCAGCAGCATCACTGTCCTCAACCCCACCCCGGCGGCCATTCAGGACTATTCGCGACCCCGCTACTATGCGGACCAGGCGGCGACCTATTCGGAGATACCCAACGATTCGCTGATGTATCGCGATCCCTCCGTGCCACCGGGCGCAACGTCGCACATGAACATCCAGGACGCCAATCTGCTGAAAATTCACGTGCACTATTGCTACAACATGTATGTGCCTCTAGTGAATAAAGTGATCTATTACGCCGCCAACGTGATCGGCACTATCGGTGCAGGGGGCATTCTGACTCGCGAGCCGGCCAACGTGAATCAGGATCCGTACGGCGATCCTCAAAACGGTGACTACCTCTGCAGGGTCAAACTCGCGGACGGCATCGCGACCGGCCGGTGGCCGATCTCACTGGATTCGGAGGCGATGGTGCGTATGCAGTCGCCGCTCAGGGCATCCGCCTTGAACGACTCGCCGAACCCCACAGGCAACTGA
- a CDS encoding OmpA family protein, translated as MKHQLTVLVCALALTACADHAARERLGIEDATLLKTGFGATQDEAAGAVNAQWVSTYAPIASGNTALASLQTRLDRLPGDKNGYFHAKAQCWINAAQQARQANDQWGFVQEAIGQAATITMGLENGTPLSAANPALRTVSTVRPDLWKIVNTIKADPAVVQCPQAQQPLACAEVELAQAGHDAWRRSFTNAEKRLPEVQDNLRQSAQRALQCTPAVQAPASTSAPVPVPAARPQQKITLKADSLFRFNGGDEAAVLPAGKRQLDDVATGLKNAPALHELKITGYADRLGDKSYNLDLSMQRARTVERYLRAHGVSLPMTAQGRGSANPLVDCRRTKRDALMQCLAPNRRVEIEPVAARS; from the coding sequence ATGAAACACCAGCTAACGGTGCTTGTGTGCGCGCTGGCCTTGACAGCCTGCGCGGACCACGCCGCGCGTGAACGACTCGGCATCGAAGATGCCACATTGCTGAAAACCGGTTTCGGCGCCACCCAGGACGAAGCCGCAGGCGCGGTCAACGCGCAATGGGTCAGCACCTACGCACCCATCGCAAGCGGCAATACGGCGCTGGCCAGCCTGCAGACGCGGCTCGACCGTTTGCCGGGCGATAAGAACGGCTATTTTCACGCCAAAGCACAATGCTGGATCAATGCCGCCCAACAGGCGCGTCAAGCTAACGACCAGTGGGGCTTCGTCCAGGAAGCGATCGGCCAGGCGGCCACCATCACGATGGGCCTCGAGAACGGCACGCCGTTATCCGCCGCCAATCCCGCGTTGCGCACTGTGTCCACGGTGCGCCCCGATCTGTGGAAAATCGTCAATACCATCAAGGCGGATCCCGCGGTTGTTCAATGCCCGCAGGCGCAGCAGCCGCTCGCCTGCGCCGAAGTCGAACTCGCACAAGCCGGACATGATGCATGGCGCCGCAGCTTCACCAACGCCGAAAAGCGCTTGCCCGAGGTGCAGGACAACTTGCGGCAGTCGGCGCAAAGAGCGCTGCAATGCACGCCGGCGGTGCAAGCGCCCGCATCCACGTCCGCACCGGTGCCGGTTCCTGCTGCCAGGCCGCAGCAAAAGATCACGCTGAAGGCCGATTCTCTTTTTCGTTTCAACGGCGGCGACGAAGCCGCCGTGCTGCCGGCCGGCAAGCGCCAGCTTGACGATGTGGCAACAGGTCTGAAGAACGCTCCTGCGCTGCATGAGTTGAAGATCACCGGCTATGCCGACCGCCTCGGCGACAAGTCATACAACCTCGATTTGTCCATGCAACGTGCGCGGACGGTCGAGCGATATCTGCGAGCGCATGGCGTGAGCTTGCCGATGACTGCGCAAGGCAGAGGCAGCGCGAATCCTCTGGTCGACTGCCGGCGAACGAAGCGCGATGCCTTGATGCAATGCCTCGCGCCGAATCGCCGCGTCGAGATCGAACCTGTCGCGGCGCGTTCCTAG
- a CDS encoding ABC transporter permease: MTIAADSTPESSGRLKRELRAAESRKRAVALLLIAPLAIFLLLIFVVPIGALLTRAAQNPEVVNALPHTLTALSAWDRKTPPPDAAYVALATDLAAVADSDGMGALARRLNVEIPGYRSLIAKSARAMPFADDNSKPLQLTPAQLRAKFVELDERWNDIAYWQAIAKNSSAYSPFYLLASLDHKQDAFGHVIPTDPEQQIYLAVFSRTFVIGAAVTLFALLLGYPLAYWISTLPERRANLVMILVLIPFWTSILVRVAAWIVILQSEGLVNKALVGSGLLHDPLSLLFNRTGVYISMTHILLPFMILPLYSVMKSIPPTYQRAAVSLGSHPFAAFWRVYVPQTYPGIGAGALLVFILAIGYYITPALLGGPNDQMVSYYVAYYTNVTINWGMACALGGLLLAATLVLYVIYGRFTRSSLSLG; this comes from the coding sequence ATGACCATCGCTGCCGATTCGACGCCTGAATCAAGCGGCCGGCTCAAGCGCGAGTTGAGAGCCGCGGAGTCCAGAAAGCGGGCCGTGGCCCTGCTGCTGATCGCACCGCTCGCCATCTTTCTGCTACTGATTTTCGTCGTGCCGATCGGCGCGCTGCTCACGCGCGCCGCGCAGAATCCCGAAGTCGTCAACGCGCTGCCGCATACGCTGACGGCATTGAGCGCGTGGGACCGCAAGACCCCGCCTCCGGACGCCGCGTATGTCGCCCTCGCTACCGACCTCGCCGCGGTCGCCGACAGCGATGGCATGGGCGCACTTGCGCGCCGCCTGAACGTCGAGATTCCGGGTTATCGCTCGCTGATCGCCAAGTCCGCGCGCGCCATGCCGTTCGCCGACGACAACAGCAAACCCTTGCAACTGACGCCCGCCCAGCTCCGCGCCAAATTCGTCGAGCTGGACGAACGCTGGAACGACATCGCCTACTGGCAAGCCATTGCAAAAAATTCGAGCGCGTATTCGCCGTTCTATCTGCTCGCTTCGCTGGATCACAAGCAGGACGCGTTCGGCCACGTCATTCCGACCGATCCCGAGCAACAGATCTATCTCGCCGTATTCAGCCGCACCTTTGTGATCGGCGCGGCGGTGACCCTCTTCGCGCTGCTGCTCGGCTACCCGCTCGCATACTGGATTTCGACGCTGCCGGAACGTCGCGCGAATCTGGTGATGATTCTCGTGCTGATTCCATTCTGGACCTCGATTCTCGTGCGCGTGGCGGCGTGGATCGTGATTCTGCAAAGCGAAGGGCTGGTGAACAAGGCGTTGGTCGGCAGCGGGCTGCTGCATGATCCGCTGTCGCTGCTGTTCAACCGTACCGGTGTCTACATCTCGATGACGCATATTCTGCTGCCGTTCATGATCCTGCCGCTCTATAGCGTGATGAAGTCGATCCCGCCGACCTATCAGCGCGCCGCGGTTTCGCTCGGCAGCCATCCGTTCGCTGCGTTCTGGCGCGTGTATGTGCCGCAAACCTATCCGGGCATCGGCGCGGGCGCGTTGCTGGTGTTCATTCTGGCGATCGGCTACTACATCACGCCGGCGTTGCTGGGCGGACCGAACGATCAGATGGTCAGCTACTACGTGGCGTACTACACCAACGTGACGATCAACTGGGGCATGGCGTGCGCGCTCGGCGGCTTGCTGCTCGCCGCGACGCTCGTGCTGTACGTCATTTACGGGCGCTTCACGCGTTCGTCACTGAGCCTCGGCTGA
- a CDS encoding type II secretion system F family protein, producing MSLPIILALAFLGSLFLIFLLSRMGTSTLRAGSRQMAGEIESSLADAFVFVNRQKAAAWSMVVMVGLPVIVFLLSHSILFALAAVPIAMMLPKKYLKRMRKKRIEALEKQLPDALLMMSGALRAGASFPSALEAVVHETTPPISQEFDLLMREIRLGIDLDIAMRNVEKRIPIPDLLMMTAAVTIAREVGGNLAEALESVARTLREKLQMEGKIRALTSQGRMQGIVMTCLPLFLMLVLRFMEPKAMAPLFNEPVGWATLAVIGVMEFLGYVWITKITNIDV from the coding sequence ATGAGTCTTCCCATCATTCTTGCGCTGGCGTTCCTCGGCAGCCTGTTCCTGATCTTTCTGCTCTCGCGCATGGGCACGTCCACGCTCAGGGCCGGCTCGCGCCAGATGGCGGGCGAAATCGAGTCATCGCTCGCCGACGCCTTCGTGTTCGTCAACCGCCAGAAGGCCGCGGCGTGGAGCATGGTCGTCATGGTCGGCTTGCCGGTCATTGTCTTTCTGCTCAGCCACAGCATTCTGTTCGCGCTGGCAGCGGTGCCGATCGCCATGATGCTGCCAAAGAAGTACCTCAAGCGCATGCGCAAGAAACGCATCGAAGCGCTAGAGAAACAGCTGCCGGACGCGTTGCTGATGATGTCCGGCGCGCTGCGCGCCGGCGCGAGCTTTCCCTCCGCGCTCGAAGCCGTCGTCCACGAGACGACGCCGCCCATTTCACAGGAATTCGACCTGTTGATGCGGGAAATCCGTCTCGGCATCGATCTCGACATCGCCATGCGCAACGTCGAAAAACGCATTCCGATCCCCGACTTGCTGATGATGACCGCGGCCGTCACGATCGCGCGTGAAGTGGGCGGCAATCTGGCCGAAGCGCTGGAGTCCGTTGCGCGCACCTTGCGCGAAAAGCTGCAGATGGAAGGCAAGATCAGGGCGTTGACATCGCAAGGCCGCATGCAGGGCATCGTAATGACCTGTCTGCCGCTCTTTCTGATGCTGGTGCTCCGGTTCATGGAACCCAAGGCGATGGCGCCGCTCTTCAACGAGCCGGTCGGCTGGGCCACGTTGGCGGTCATCGGCGTAATGGAGTTCCTAGGCTACGTCTGGATTACCAAGATCACCAACATCGACGTGTGA
- a CDS encoding response regulator transcription factor yields MSTILVIDDHPAFRMVIKMQLMQLLGVEEVIEADNGQTAVEMARLHTPELAILDLDIPRISGLDVIPRLRLVHPPIRVMVLSGHDPATFAPRAMRSGVHGFVGKSQEMREIMRGVEAVLAGYTVFPVTANGAGIVAAAGAGGEEQRIGLLSDKELVILQMLSKGMSNKAIGDALFISNKTVSSHKTRIMQKLAVKSLVELIDLARRCRIASVQ; encoded by the coding sequence ATGTCAACTATTCTGGTTATCGATGACCATCCGGCGTTCCGAATGGTCATCAAAATGCAGCTCATGCAATTGCTTGGCGTGGAAGAAGTGATCGAAGCCGATAATGGCCAGACGGCTGTGGAGATGGCCCGGCTGCACACCCCGGAACTCGCCATACTGGATCTCGACATTCCGCGCATTAGTGGACTCGATGTGATTCCCCGTCTCAGGCTCGTTCACCCTCCTATTCGAGTGATGGTGTTGTCGGGCCACGACCCGGCCACGTTCGCGCCGCGCGCGATGCGCTCGGGTGTCCACGGCTTCGTCGGCAAGTCACAGGAGATGAGAGAGATCATGCGCGGCGTGGAGGCGGTACTGGCCGGCTATACCGTATTCCCTGTGACGGCCAATGGCGCCGGCATCGTAGCCGCTGCCGGCGCGGGAGGAGAAGAGCAAAGGATTGGACTGCTGTCGGATAAAGAACTCGTGATTCTGCAGATGTTGTCAAAAGGCATGTCCAACAAGGCAATTGGAGATGCCCTGTTCATCAGCAATAAAACAGTCAGCAGCCACAAAACCCGCATCATGCAAAAGCTTGCCGTCAAATCGCTTGTTGAGCTAATCGACCTGGCGAGGCGTTGCCGGATCGCCTCAGTGCAATGA